The Ruminococcus bovis genome includes a region encoding these proteins:
- a CDS encoding YlbF family regulator — protein sequence MEEKIVSMAREIGKLLQEEECYAKMESERIASDADKELQDLIGEFNLKRIAINEEGMKKDRDQEKIQNFNNEMREIYGKIMQNEHMIAYNEAKSELDKIVGRVAAIITNSANGEDPETTDVHQGCSGDCSGCSSCG from the coding sequence ATGGAAGAAAAAATTGTTTCTATGGCAAGAGAAATCGGTAAACTTCTTCAAGAAGAAGAATGTTATGCTAAGATGGAAAGTGAAAGAATTGCATCTGATGCAGATAAAGAACTTCAAGATTTAATCGGTGAATTCAACTTAAAGAGAATTGCAATTAATGAAGAAGGTATGAAGAAAGACAGAGACCAAGAAAAGATTCAAAACTTCAATAACGAAATGCGTGAAATCTACGGCAAGATTATGCAGAATGAGCATATGATTGCTTATAATGAAGCAAAGTCAGAACTTGACAAGATTGTAGGTAGAGTAGCTGCTATTATTACAAACTCAGCTAATGGTGAAGATCCTGAAACAACTGATGTACACCAAGGTTGTAGTGGTGACTGTAGTGGCTGTAGCAGTTGTGGCTAA